Proteins encoded in a region of the Raphanus sativus cultivar WK10039 chromosome 8, ASM80110v3, whole genome shotgun sequence genome:
- the LOC108831189 gene encoding autophagy-related protein 8f: MAKSTFKQEHDLEKRSAEAARIREKYPDRIPVIVEKAEKSDIPTIDKKKYLVPADLTVGQFVYVIRKRIKLSAEKAIFIFVDNVLPPTGALMSAVYEDKKEEDGFLYVTYSGENTFGYGSP, from the exons ATGGCAAAAAGCACGTTCAAGCAAGAGCATGACCTAG AGAAGAGAAGCGCAGAGGCTGCTCGGATTAGAGAGAAGTATCCAGATAGGATTCCG GTGATTGTTGAGAAGGCTGAGAAGAGTGATATACCAACCATCGACAAGAAAAA ATACCTAGTCCCGGCGGATTTGACAGTGGGGCAATTTGTATATGTGATTCGCAAAAGAATCAAACTGAGCGCAGAGAAGGCTATCTTTATATTTGTCGACAATGTTCTTCCTCCAACag GTGCGTTGATGTCTGCAGTGTACGAAGATAAAAAGGAGGAGGATGGGTTCCTCTATGTCACTTACAGCGGGGAGAACACATTTGGATATGGATCTCCGTAG
- the LOC130499211 gene encoding protein GOLVEN 1-like: MSCSVRSGLATVFCYILLLLSSNVVCASARCLRFHKHHHKVASLVQDVVHGGGRRVRVLGGVETGEEVVVMDYPQPHRKPPIHNEKA; this comes from the coding sequence ATGTCTTGCTCTGTGAGGAGTGGGCTCGCGACAGTGTTCTGTTACATTCTTCTGCTTTTGTCATCCAACGTTGTATGTGCCAGTGCTCGTTGTCTAAGGTTTCACAAGCATCATCACAAAGTTGCTTCTTTGGTACAAGACGTCGTCCATGGTGGAGGAAGGAGGGTGAGGGTGCTAGGTGGAGTGGAGACAGGGGAAGAAGTAGTAGTCATGGATTATCCTCAGCCTCATCGCAAGCCTCCCATCCACAACGAGAAggcttaa
- the LOC130499210 gene encoding uncharacterized protein LOC130499210, whose product MEEAAAAAAELERLQIDILRRISLLESSILPEESSSPSLPDDESRTVSRLSAILRSGGVKDFSFKRVAPDYYDWPLESRRGVLGASSVDHLCKSIVLVNTQASSDVLDCSDRNNSKYYVVVVQYTARFNADAVKNFLYSLNEGKIPKKRFNLRLAPEETSIELTGFEHNAVTCVGMKTSIPVILDEAITKLKPDFFWLGGGEIDLKLGVRTSEFLDFVNPFVVPCS is encoded by the exons ATGGAGGAAGCGGCTGCAGCGGCGGCGGAGCTCGAGAGACTCCAAATCGATATCCTCCGACGAATCTCACTTCTCGAAAGCTCGATTCTCCCGGAGGAGAGCTCGTCGCCTTCTCTACCTGACGATGAAAGCCGAACAGTGTCTCGCCTCTCCGCCATTCTCCGCTCCGGCGGCGTCAAAGACTTCTCCTTCAAGAGGGTCGCTCCGGATTACTACGACTGGCCTCTCGAATCCCGCCGCGGCGTTCTCGGCGCTTCCTCCGTCGACCACCTCTGCAAGAGCATTGTCCTG GTTAATACTCAAGCTTCATCAGATGTTTTGGATTGCAGTGATCGCAACAACTCAAAGTACTATGTGGTTGTGGTTCAG TATACTGCGAGATTCAATGCTGATGCAGTTAAGAACTTTCTTTATTCACTAAACGAGGGCAAGATCCCGAAGAAGAGATTTAATC TGAGACTTGCACCGGAGGAGACGTCGATTGAACTTACTGGGTTTGAGCACAATGCGGTCACCTGTGTAGGGATGAAGACCAGCATACCG GTGATATTGGATGAGGCAATAACCAAACTTAAACCGGACTTCTTCTGGTTGGGAGGTGGAGAGATCGATCTGAAGCTTGGCGTCAGAACATCTGAATTCCTTGATTTTGTGAACCCATTTGTCGTTCCTTGTAGCTGA